Proteins encoded within one genomic window of Bermanella sp. WJH001:
- a CDS encoding LysR family transcriptional regulator produces MNWTSIQFDWNHTRAFLVTAEEGTLSAAAKALGLTQPTLSRQVAALESQLQLTLFERIGQRLVLTQSGLELLEHAKAMAHGAQLFSLAASGHSQQLEGSVVISASQLDAVYRLPKIIAQLRHEEPGIEIEVVVTNETSDLKRREADIAIRNFRPEQPDLIAKKIGTENIWLYASTDYLKQFSALSPSTIADDIQIIGFERNHAVSDLLNQKGWQLDSHNFKVVTSFQMMQLELCKENLGVMFFPEGLIDHDTQLVRVFADLGPAMQLPVWLVCHQELRTNPRIKRVFDYIANALNASLATN; encoded by the coding sequence ATGAACTGGACATCTATCCAATTTGATTGGAACCATACACGGGCCTTTTTAGTCACCGCAGAAGAAGGCACCCTATCAGCCGCCGCCAAAGCCCTTGGCCTAACCCAGCCAACGCTTAGCCGGCAAGTAGCCGCCCTTGAATCCCAATTACAACTCACCCTCTTTGAACGGATTGGCCAACGCTTGGTGCTTACACAAAGTGGATTGGAACTCCTTGAGCATGCTAAAGCCATGGCCCACGGTGCTCAATTATTTTCATTGGCCGCCAGCGGTCATTCGCAACAATTAGAAGGTTCTGTCGTTATTTCAGCTAGCCAATTAGATGCGGTATATCGCTTACCTAAAATCATTGCACAGCTGCGCCACGAAGAACCCGGTATTGAAATTGAGGTGGTGGTCACTAACGAAACAAGCGACTTAAAACGCCGAGAAGCCGATATTGCCATTCGTAATTTTCGACCTGAACAACCTGATCTCATTGCAAAAAAAATCGGCACCGAGAATATCTGGCTATACGCCTCCACGGATTACTTAAAACAATTTTCTGCTTTATCCCCAAGTACAATTGCAGATGATATTCAAATTATCGGCTTTGAACGAAACCACGCAGTTTCAGATTTACTCAACCAAAAAGGTTGGCAGCTAGACAGCCATAATTTTAAAGTGGTGACGTCGTTTCAAATGATGCAATTAGAGTTGTGCAAAGAAAATCTGGGGGTAATGTTTTTTCCAGAAGGGTTAATTGATCACGACACACAGTTGGTGCGGGTATTTGCAGACTTAGGCCCAGCCATGCAACTGCCGGTTTGGTTGGTGTGCCACCAAGAATTAAGAACCAATCCCAGAATCAAACGGGTTTTTGACTATATTGCTAATGCACTCAATGCCTCATTAGCAACAAATTGA
- a CDS encoding thioesterase family protein: MHINHIKVRGYHLDVYQHVNNARYLEFLEESRWSFFEQFPLVEKIHGHNLAFVLVNININYRRPAFIQEVLEIRTKVAKIGTKSCTIEQTMYLKGTETLVADAQVTFCVLDQASHQSVVIEGEVRELLEQMSL, encoded by the coding sequence ATGCATATTAACCACATTAAAGTGCGCGGCTATCATTTGGACGTTTACCAGCATGTGAATAACGCGCGTTACCTTGAGTTCTTAGAAGAGTCTCGCTGGTCTTTTTTTGAGCAGTTCCCATTGGTTGAGAAGATCCACGGGCATAACTTGGCGTTTGTTTTGGTGAACATCAATATTAATTATCGCCGCCCAGCATTCATTCAAGAAGTGTTAGAGATTCGTACCAAGGTGGCTAAAATTGGCACCAAAAGCTGCACCATTGAGCAAACCATGTACTTAAAAGGCACTGAAACCCTAGTGGCCGATGCACAAGTGACATTTTGTGTGCTGGATCAAGCTAGCCATCAATCTGTGGTGATTGAAGGTGAAGTGCGCGAGCTATTAGAGCAAATGTCGTTATAA
- a CDS encoding YdeI/OmpD-associated family protein, producing the protein MPEADPSKILSFASPKQLGNWLEKHHASARELWVKIFKKHTGIESVSWDEVVIESLCWGWIDGVKKSIDDQAYLQRITPRQVGSSWSKRNTQHVERLISEGRMMESGLVHVQAAKADGRWQRAYVVSEIEVPDDFIKALDDNKKAKQFFATLNKSSRYTIAYGLISAKKTETRQRRFDKFMDALTREEKPK; encoded by the coding sequence GTGCCTGAAGCTGATCCATCAAAAATTCTGTCATTTGCATCTCCCAAGCAGTTAGGTAATTGGCTAGAGAAGCATCATGCAAGTGCAAGGGAGTTGTGGGTCAAGATATTCAAAAAACACACGGGTATTGAAAGTGTTAGCTGGGATGAGGTGGTAATTGAATCGTTATGTTGGGGCTGGATTGATGGCGTTAAAAAATCCATTGATGATCAAGCCTATCTGCAACGCATTACACCAAGGCAAGTTGGTAGCAGTTGGTCGAAGCGCAATACGCAGCATGTAGAGCGATTGATCAGTGAGGGACGGATGATGGAATCAGGGCTTGTGCATGTTCAAGCGGCAAAAGCCGATGGTCGATGGCAAAGGGCGTATGTGGTCAGTGAAATTGAGGTACCTGACGATTTTATAAAAGCGCTTGATGATAATAAAAAGGCAAAACAATTTTTTGCGACGTTAAATAAATCAAGTCGTTACACCATAGCGTATGGATTAATAAGTGCCAAAAAAACTGAAACCAGACAACGACGTTTCGATAAATTTATGGATGCCCTTACCCGTGAAGAAAAACCCAAATAG
- a CDS encoding NAD(P)-binding oxidoreductase: MTTLVVGASGATGRLVVKQLLAAGESVRVILRSMDALDESTRHHSNVQVLQASLLDLTHAQLVEQLRDCTAVVSCLGHNLTFKGLFGHPRRLVTQAVMALCHAIEALAPPKPVKFILMNTSGNQNKQAGESISLKESCVIGLLRYLLPPHVDNEQAAAFLQKTIGLHSPIIQWVAVRPDDLIDEPSVTAYVTHPSPIRSAIFDAGKTSRINVAHFMSQLVLDDGLSDIWQGQMPVIYNT; the protein is encoded by the coding sequence ATGACAACATTGGTAGTAGGGGCAAGCGGCGCCACGGGCCGATTAGTGGTTAAACAGTTATTAGCGGCGGGGGAGTCAGTAAGGGTCATCTTGCGCTCCATGGATGCATTGGATGAAAGCACAAGGCACCATTCTAATGTGCAGGTATTACAAGCGAGTCTGCTGGATTTAACTCATGCACAATTGGTGGAGCAATTACGTGACTGCACGGCCGTGGTGTCGTGTTTAGGTCATAACCTGACGTTTAAAGGTTTGTTTGGGCACCCTAGGCGTTTAGTGACACAAGCCGTCATGGCTTTGTGTCATGCCATTGAGGCACTGGCACCGCCTAAACCTGTTAAATTTATTTTAATGAACACATCCGGTAATCAAAATAAACAGGCAGGGGAGAGCATTAGCCTAAAAGAAAGCTGTGTGATTGGGTTGTTGAGATACCTACTGCCCCCTCATGTTGATAACGAACAAGCGGCGGCTTTTTTACAAAAGACAATTGGATTGCATTCACCAATCATTCAATGGGTGGCGGTTCGCCCTGATGACTTAATTGATGAACCCAGTGTGACTGCCTATGTCACACACCCTTCACCCATACGCAGCGCGATTTTTGATGCAGGTAAAACCTCGCGAATCAATGTGGCGCATTTTATGTCTCAACTGGTATTAGATGACGGGCTGAGCGATATATGGCAAGGTCAGATGCCGGTGATTTATAATACATGA
- a CDS encoding tRNA-(ms[2]io[6]A)-hydroxylase, whose translation MAKIDIDEMIAPVVEYLPNRTSDEWVQAALEHQETILIDHATNELKAAQQAMTLMARNPLNMDIQNKMSRLAREELVHYEQVLKIIKKRGIKFRTMKASSYAFNMAQHIRPDNKGKLTDSLIIGSIIEARSCERFHKIAPSLDDELQKFYISLLKSESRHFKDYLTLAQKYSEEDIQPRVEFFLQCEDAFITQPDRLMRLHSGMPTTDLIAN comes from the coding sequence ATGGCTAAGATAGATATTGATGAAATGATTGCCCCTGTGGTGGAGTACCTACCCAATCGCACAAGCGATGAATGGGTGCAAGCCGCTCTTGAGCACCAAGAGACAATCCTGATAGACCATGCCACTAATGAGCTAAAAGCAGCCCAACAAGCCATGACCTTAATGGCGCGTAATCCATTAAATATGGATATTCAAAACAAAATGTCGCGCTTGGCCCGTGAAGAACTGGTGCATTACGAGCAAGTGCTTAAGATTATTAAAAAGCGCGGTATTAAGTTTCGTACCATGAAAGCCAGCAGTTACGCCTTTAATATGGCCCAGCACATTCGCCCTGATAATAAGGGCAAGCTCACGGATAGTTTAATTATTGGCAGTATTATTGAAGCACGCTCCTGTGAGCGTTTTCATAAAATAGCCCCAAGCTTAGATGACGAATTGCAAAAGTTTTATATTTCGTTGCTTAAGTCCGAGTCCCGTCATTTCAAAGACTACTTAACCCTTGCGCAAAAATACTCAGAAGAAGACATTCAGCCCCGTGTTGAGTTTTTCTTGCAGTGTGAAGATGCCTTTATTACCCAGCCAGACCGCTTAATGCGTTTGCATTCGGGTATGCCCACCACAGATCTAATTGCCAACTAA
- a CDS encoding NAD(P)H-dependent oxidoreductase: MKFLIFLGSVRNSTPPRPARLGERVTKACIQCFEQRYGEHQVELIDALDYPLDTVFKPHFAYAQGKAPAHLNELAEKIQACDGFIMVSPEYNHAMSPALANLLNHFGSSLFSYKPSAIVTYSAGQWGGMRAAVGMRSFLSELGCLSVSAMIHVPKAQTVFAEDGVTQVGENQDTWFDYFGRTFNQLIWWGQATKQHRLEVDPHAMVGDFKTSPSQRNAP, from the coding sequence ATGAAGTTTCTTATTTTTTTAGGATCGGTTCGCAATAGTACGCCACCACGGCCTGCTCGCCTTGGTGAGCGTGTGACTAAGGCCTGTATTCAATGTTTTGAGCAGCGCTATGGTGAACACCAAGTTGAATTGATTGATGCACTGGATTATCCATTGGATACGGTTTTTAAACCGCACTTTGCCTATGCACAAGGTAAAGCGCCCGCGCATTTGAATGAGCTGGCTGAAAAAATTCAAGCTTGCGATGGCTTTATTATGGTAAGCCCAGAATACAATCATGCCATGAGTCCTGCGTTAGCCAACTTATTAAACCATTTTGGCAGTTCGTTATTTTCATATAAACCCAGCGCCATCGTGACGTATTCGGCGGGGCAATGGGGTGGTATGCGAGCCGCTGTGGGTATGCGTTCGTTTTTATCTGAGCTGGGCTGTCTTTCGGTTTCGGCCATGATTCATGTGCCTAAAGCACAAACCGTGTTTGCAGAAGATGGGGTGACACAAGTAGGTGAAAACCAAGATACCTGGTTTGATTATTTTGGCCGTACCTTTAATCAATTAATTTGGTGGGGCCAAGCTACTAAGCAGCATCGCCTTGAGGTTGACCCGCATGCCATGGTGGGGGATTTTAAAACGTCACCCTCACAACGCAATGCACCTTGA
- a CDS encoding ammonium transporter: MENINSAVETLVSSSNTFFILLGAIMVFFMHAGFAFLEVGTVRHKNQVNALVKIITDFAVSTIAYFFVGYTVAYGADFFANANELSQTNGYELVKFFFLLTFAAAIPAIVSGGIAERAKFYPFLIASALIVGLVYPFFEGLIWNGNFGYQDWLEATFGAQFHDFAGSIVVHGMGGWIALAAILLLGARTGRYREGRPVAFAPSSIPFLALGAWILTVGWFGFNVMSAQTMDGISGLVAVNSLMAMVGGTLVAMLMGKNDPGFIHNGPLAGLVAVCAGSDLFHPMGALVVGGVAGALFVYTFTLFQNKFPRIDDVLGVWPLHGLCGLWGGIAAGIFGLESLGGMGGVTFMSQLVGSLSGVAVALIGGFAVYGLVGAIAGLRLSQEEEYNGADLSIHKIASTSDD, translated from the coding sequence GTGGAAAACATCAACAGTGCTGTAGAAACCCTGGTTAGCAGCTCAAACACATTCTTTATTTTATTGGGCGCCATCATGGTGTTCTTCATGCACGCCGGTTTCGCATTCTTAGAAGTGGGTACCGTGCGTCATAAAAACCAAGTAAATGCCTTGGTTAAAATCATTACGGATTTTGCAGTATCCACCATTGCTTACTTCTTTGTGGGTTACACCGTTGCGTATGGTGCAGATTTCTTTGCCAATGCTAACGAGTTATCACAAACCAATGGTTATGAGCTGGTTAAATTCTTTTTCTTATTAACGTTTGCTGCTGCTATTCCAGCCATTGTGTCTGGTGGTATTGCTGAGCGTGCGAAATTTTACCCATTCTTAATTGCTTCTGCTTTGATCGTGGGCTTGGTTTACCCATTCTTTGAAGGCTTAATTTGGAATGGTAACTTTGGTTATCAAGACTGGTTAGAAGCAACCTTTGGTGCGCAGTTCCATGACTTTGCAGGCTCAATCGTTGTACACGGTATGGGTGGTTGGATCGCACTGGCAGCCATTTTATTATTGGGCGCGCGTACTGGTCGTTACCGTGAAGGTCGTCCTGTTGCGTTTGCACCATCAAGCATTCCTTTCTTAGCACTAGGTGCTTGGATTCTAACCGTAGGCTGGTTTGGTTTTAACGTGATGTCTGCGCAAACCATGGATGGCATCAGTGGTTTAGTTGCAGTTAACTCATTAATGGCCATGGTTGGCGGTACATTGGTGGCCATGTTAATGGGTAAAAATGACCCAGGTTTCATTCATAACGGCCCACTGGCTGGCTTAGTTGCAGTGTGTGCGGGTTCTGATTTATTCCACCCAATGGGTGCATTAGTGGTGGGTGGTGTTGCCGGTGCGTTGTTCGTTTATACCTTCACCTTGTTCCAAAACAAATTCCCACGCATTGATGACGTGTTAGGTGTTTGGCCGTTACATGGTCTATGTGGTCTTTGGGGTGGTATTGCTGCGGGTATCTTTGGTCTAGAGTCTTTAGGTGGTATGGGCGGTGTAACCTTTATGTCACAGCTTGTAGGTTCACTAAGCGGTGTAGCCGTTGCCTTGATCGGTGGTTTTGCGGTTTATGGTTTAGTGGGTGCCATTGCTGGCCTGCGCTTATCGCAAGAAGAAGAGTACAACGGTGCGGATTTATCAATCCATAAAATAGCATCAACTTCAGATGATTAA
- a CDS encoding DMT family transporter — protein MTFITPRIAFFLLLLTSFIWGMEFVLVDLAIEIIPTHTFNALRFAVAALSLIPLFYFSKETVDHSQMKTIVLAGLFLGLLLFVAFYTQTEGMRFTSVSNAGFITGLCVPLVSFLGFIFFKQKASLAVWIGITLATIGLYCLTVGDKFVFNKGDALVLVCAFCFAFHILLTGKFVDTMPVIFLSIIQLAAVAMYSAIAGYLDPSPSFYFTGNAELAWYQQLTTPIVYAGILIAGILGTAYAYWAQSVSQTLLEPHKVALIFASEPIFAHISAWFFLDEHLGLLGIVGAACIIIGMLVSELGDKQHTPKVNVLDQNSSL, from the coding sequence ATGACCTTTATTACCCCTCGTATCGCGTTTTTTTTATTATTATTAACCAGCTTCATTTGGGGCATGGAATTTGTACTGGTCGATCTTGCCATTGAGATTATTCCCACCCATACCTTTAACGCACTTCGATTTGCAGTGGCGGCATTATCCTTAATCCCCTTGTTTTATTTCAGCAAAGAAACAGTGGACCACTCACAAATGAAAACCATTGTGTTAGCCGGTTTGTTTTTAGGGTTATTACTGTTTGTTGCGTTTTACACACAAACCGAGGGCATGCGCTTCACCTCTGTCTCTAATGCAGGATTCATTACGGGTTTATGTGTGCCACTGGTATCTTTTTTAGGGTTTATATTTTTTAAACAAAAAGCATCGTTAGCGGTATGGATTGGCATTACGCTGGCAACCATTGGTTTATATTGTTTAACGGTGGGCGATAAATTTGTGTTCAACAAAGGGGATGCACTGGTTTTAGTGTGTGCTTTTTGTTTTGCTTTTCATATCTTGCTGACGGGTAAATTTGTCGACACCATGCCGGTGATTTTTTTAAGCATCATTCAATTGGCTGCCGTGGCCATGTACAGCGCCATAGCGGGTTACTTAGACCCAAGCCCCAGTTTTTATTTTACCGGCAATGCAGAGCTTGCTTGGTACCAACAACTCACCACGCCCATCGTGTATGCGGGTATTTTAATCGCCGGTATTCTGGGTACGGCCTATGCTTACTGGGCACAATCGGTTTCGCAAACATTATTAGAGCCACACAAGGTGGCACTTATTTTTGCTAGCGAGCCCATTTTTGCCCATATTTCAGCGTGGTTTTTCTTAGATGAACACTTGGGTTTATTGGGTATTGTGGGAGCCGCTTGCATAATAATAGGCATGCTAGTGTCAGAGCTGGGAGACAAACAACACACACCTAAAGTAAATGTGCTGGATCAAAATAGCAGTTTATAA
- a CDS encoding peroxiredoxin yields MSVLVGKKAPDFTVAAVLGDGSIVDEFTLSEAIKGKYGLVFFYPLDFTFVCPSELIALDHRMDKFKELGVEVIGVSIDSHFTHNAWRNTPINEGGIGPVKYTLAADISHDICKAYDVESDGGVAFRGAFIIDTNGVVRSQIVNDLPLGRNMEELIRLVEALQFTEEHGEVCPAGWNKGDKGMNASPEGVAKYLSEESDKL; encoded by the coding sequence ATGAGCGTACTTGTAGGTAAAAAAGCACCTGATTTTACAGTAGCAGCAGTACTGGGCGATGGTAGCATCGTTGATGAATTCACATTGTCAGAAGCCATCAAAGGCAAATACGGTTTAGTTTTCTTCTACCCGTTGGACTTCACTTTTGTATGTCCTTCAGAGTTGATTGCACTTGATCACCGTATGGATAAATTCAAAGAGCTAGGCGTTGAAGTAATCGGTGTGTCTATCGATTCTCACTTCACTCACAACGCATGGCGTAACACTCCAATCAATGAAGGTGGTATTGGTCCAGTTAAATACACTTTGGCGGCTGATATTTCTCACGACATCTGTAAAGCATACGACGTTGAATCTGACGGTGGCGTTGCTTTCCGTGGTGCATTTATCATCGATACTAACGGTGTTGTACGTTCTCAAATCGTTAACGATCTACCACTAGGTCGTAACATGGAAGAGCTAATCCGTCTGGTTGAAGCACTTCAGTTCACTGAAGAGCACGGCGAAGTTTGCCCAGCTGGTTGGAACAAAGGTGATAAAGGCATGAACGCGTCTCCAGAAGGCGTTGCTAAATACCTTTCTGAAGAATCTGACAAGCTTTAA
- a CDS encoding autotransporter domain-containing protein, with protein sequence MRLITLILIITSFLIPIEAYAGSNPCTSISGSYVNGYTGDCLAAGGGFDSIDIQVSKPKVNLVMDGDISASTDPSGFLYFWRDITFTGVGSAKSDIEIEAVSPITFQPNGTLVKLNTQLLTLDNVYYDNNVNLQFSGTDNKITFKNSSTFFQNRGATSFISTAPMTFHSESGNNEFIGWSGSNVASDTTFTIDAASRLTFDNVTNNSSDRSIAGATKFNGDSFADINGVLEFKYSNINFVNGIFDVNNSGELVADYSSFIYLDQLNVNSGGKVTVSSNANLTVNDTINLSSGTLDLPFTGKLNAGIINVDGNSTISGSTGTSTIDTQVLQGGSGDTLQVNGINQFDTDTLILANGFTINTNKGDLRVKGDLVLSGGTLNITAGATFNLFGETKGSSGVITVNASNISLGENAVFNLADSSLSLSNNASMGISGELYTGSNLTLSTDANSTVSVIGDSSSGFDGILSPGDQSTSATSDVIGTLTTDSKIRFTGFFDVQGSFSAEGAQDLLDTGSFDGGYYLADLRLNGSTPENDQILYGDGDVNLSAMKALKIRVHGSPTAASLDGKEFTVLAAQNGTKTGQIIFNGQELDLEEDSGIPVLIDFFAVDNQTNGKEDITLVAEEQLPITLKKHTSVDGKRNREEVAALLPTTAVTPTDPAVPAQTPDQQQAQQNVYDGLQNTTNGQVGGSFNSIHPEAISSNMTIQIEQADHLLNTLLSISSSHLAKTNEADVTPSSFIGGAEFNGNGLWSQVNYTDGHVDGQGDLGGFNYYLSSTVIGGQLIGADNYGAGAFFGYSKQVMHEHDDSDMNFNTDAYLLGVYGNMDISEQIKVNWAFGHGFLNTSSSRVTYLGSINETAKADYDSQLNFLGARASYEKELHKHTQGILFAGVAYLRNQQDAFKETQATNLGLSLDSTTAHSSILSLGGQLKRIVNAGTQDHLAVGLRYDFDMQADSNAEHDVKAAFNFSPTNKQSFVGQNRGAHSFTLDAAAEHAIKADLLVSLNASYTHSNHGYESAGGLMLDWLW encoded by the coding sequence ATGCGCTTGATAACCCTCATCTTAATAATCACTTCTTTTCTCATACCCATAGAGGCTTATGCCGGTAGTAACCCTTGTACATCTATATCGGGTAGTTATGTAAACGGTTACACAGGAGATTGCTTAGCCGCAGGTGGCGGTTTTGATTCAATAGACATTCAGGTGTCTAAACCTAAAGTAAACTTGGTTATGGATGGTGATATTAGTGCCAGTACTGACCCATCAGGTTTTTTGTATTTCTGGCGTGATATTACTTTTACGGGCGTGGGAAGTGCGAAATCTGATATTGAAATTGAAGCGGTTAGTCCGATCACATTTCAACCAAATGGTACATTAGTAAAGCTCAATACTCAGTTACTCACATTAGATAATGTGTATTACGATAATAATGTGAACTTGCAGTTTAGTGGTACGGATAACAAAATAACGTTTAAAAATAGTAGTACTTTTTTTCAAAATCGAGGCGCTACTAGTTTTATATCAACCGCGCCTATGACGTTTCACTCTGAAAGCGGTAATAATGAATTTATTGGTTGGAGTGGATCAAATGTGGCCAGTGATACTACATTTACAATTGATGCTGCTAGTCGCCTGACGTTTGATAATGTTACCAATAATTCTTCTGATCGCTCTATAGCAGGTGCTACCAAGTTTAATGGTGATTCATTTGCTGACATAAATGGTGTTTTAGAATTTAAATACAGTAATATTAATTTTGTTAATGGAATATTTGATGTAAATAATTCTGGTGAGTTGGTAGCAGATTACAGCTCTTTTATTTATCTTGATCAGTTAAATGTTAACAGTGGTGGCAAGGTGACGGTGTCATCTAATGCAAACTTAACAGTGAATGATACCATTAACCTAAGTAGTGGTACGTTAGATCTTCCTTTTACCGGAAAACTTAATGCTGGGATTATCAATGTTGATGGTAATAGCACTATTTCCGGTTCAACGGGAACATCAACAATTGATACTCAGGTACTGCAAGGCGGTAGTGGCGATACTTTGCAGGTTAATGGCATTAATCAGTTTGATACCGATACATTGATATTGGCAAATGGCTTTACTATTAATACCAATAAAGGAGATTTACGGGTTAAAGGTGACTTAGTGTTGTCCGGAGGGACATTAAACATTACAGCTGGTGCGACCTTTAACTTATTTGGCGAAACCAAAGGCAGTTCTGGGGTAATCACTGTAAACGCTTCGAACATTTCATTGGGCGAAAATGCCGTTTTTAATTTAGCCGATAGCAGCTTGTCACTTTCAAACAATGCCTCCATGGGGATTTCGGGTGAGCTTTATACCGGTTCAAATTTAACGTTATCAACGGATGCAAATAGTACAGTCAGTGTAATTGGTGACTCATCCTCTGGGTTTGACGGTATCCTGAGTCCTGGTGATCAGTCAACATCTGCTACTTCTGATGTTATAGGAACGTTAACCACAGACTCAAAAATCCGTTTTACGGGATTCTTTGATGTGCAGGGCTCATTTTCTGCAGAAGGTGCTCAGGATTTGCTTGATACTGGCAGTTTTGATGGGGGTTATTACCTTGCGGATTTACGCTTAAATGGTAGCACGCCAGAAAACGATCAAATTTTATATGGGGATGGAGATGTCAACTTGTCCGCCATGAAAGCCCTTAAAATTCGAGTACATGGCAGCCCCACAGCGGCTTCCCTTGATGGCAAAGAGTTTACGGTATTAGCTGCGCAAAATGGCACGAAAACTGGTCAAATTATTTTTAATGGTCAAGAGTTAGATCTTGAAGAAGACTCAGGGATTCCTGTATTGATTGATTTTTTTGCAGTGGATAATCAAACCAATGGCAAAGAAGATATCACCTTGGTTGCTGAAGAGCAGTTACCAATCACCTTAAAAAAACATACCTCGGTTGATGGCAAGCGTAACCGCGAAGAAGTTGCAGCACTATTGCCGACTACCGCCGTTACACCCACGGATCCAGCTGTGCCGGCGCAAACGCCAGACCAACAGCAAGCACAACAAAATGTTTATGATGGTTTGCAAAACACCACAAATGGCCAAGTGGGTGGCAGCTTTAATAGCATTCACCCTGAGGCCATTTCATCCAATATGACCATTCAAATAGAGCAAGCAGATCATTTACTGAATACGCTTTTATCCATCAGTTCTTCACATTTAGCTAAAACCAATGAAGCAGATGTGACACCATCAAGCTTTATAGGAGGTGCTGAATTTAATGGTAATGGTCTTTGGAGCCAAGTGAATTATACCGATGGTCACGTGGATGGGCAGGGTGACTTAGGCGGTTTTAATTATTATTTAAGCAGTACTGTGATTGGTGGCCAGTTAATTGGTGCGGATAATTATGGGGCTGGTGCTTTTTTTGGCTATTCAAAACAAGTCATGCACGAACATGATGACTCGGATATGAACTTTAATACAGACGCTTATCTGTTAGGTGTTTACGGCAATATGGATATTAGTGAGCAAATAAAAGTGAACTGGGCGTTTGGTCATGGCTTTTTAAATACAAGCTCGAGTCGAGTTACGTATCTTGGCAGCATTAATGAAACAGCAAAAGCGGATTACGACAGCCAATTAAACTTTTTAGGTGCCCGTGCCAGTTACGAAAAAGAGTTGCATAAGCATACCCAAGGAATTCTTTTTGCCGGTGTTGCCTATTTACGTAATCAACAAGACGCTTTTAAAGAAACCCAGGCGACTAACTTGGGGTTAAGTCTTGATAGCACGACTGCGCATTCCAGTATTTTATCACTTGGTGGCCAGCTGAAACGTATAGTCAATGCAGGTACGCAAGATCATCTAGCAGTTGGCTTGCGCTATGACTTTGATATGCAAGCCGATAGTAATGCGGAGCATGACGTAAAAGCGGCATTTAATTTCTCACCCACGAATAAACAATCGTTTGTCGGGCAAAACAGAGGGGCGCATTCTTTTACGCTTGATGCGGCCGCTGAACATGCCATAAAGGCGGATTTATTGGTGAGTTTAAATGCCAGTTACACTCATTCTAACCATGGTTATGAGTCTGCTGGTGGACTTATGTTAGATTGGTTGTGGTAA